DNA sequence from the Candidatus Saccharibacteria bacterium genome:
TGTCGACTAGACGGGCAGGGCTACACCCCTTTAACCTACAGTTATTCATGTACCGGTTTTAGCACATAACTTGCATTATACTACTGCAAATTTCTATCTTTGTCATCCGTGTCTGCTTTATTTTGACTACCTAATCTGGTATAAATGTAGCAATGAAACAAGAGCTTGCACGCACGGCGTTGATACTACTATATGGGTTTCCTGGATCCGGTAAGACATTTTTTGCTAGACAATTCTGTGATGACTTCAAAGCGGCGCATGTTCAAGATGACCGCATACGTAATGAACTGTTTGAAAACCCAAGGTATGACAAACAAGAGAATCAGGTAGTTAACCACCTAATGACTTACATGGCAGAAGAATTTTTAGAAGCGGGCGTCAGTGTTGTTTTTGACACCAATGCAATGAGAGTAAGCCAGCGCAGAAAACTTCGTGAATTAGCTAGAAAGTCCAAGGCGCGTTGTATGCTTATATGGTCACAGATAGATACCGAAACTGCTTTCACGAGAACCACTAAACGGGATAGGCGAAAATCCGACGATAAATATGCACAAGAAATTGACCGCGCAAAGTTTGACGCTATAAGTCAAAATATGCAAAATCCTGAGCCGACCGAAGACTACGTAGTTATTAGTGGTAAGCATACCTTTAAGACACAACGGCACATGGTTGCTAAGAAAATGTACGATATAGGTCTGATTAGCCCTGACTTACGCGATGCCAATGCTGTTAAACCTGGCATGGTTAATCTGGTTCCGCCGCGTTCAGCCGGCCGCGTTGACTCTAGCCGACGTAATATTAGTATTAGGTAACATAGTAATGGCTACCAGACAGGTACAGGTTTATGGCGTCGGAAACGTACAGTTCAGAAAGAATCGACGATCAAAATCAATAAAATTAAGTATTACACATGACGGCAAGGTAAATGTATCGCTGCCGTCATGGGTTCCTTACAGGTTCGCAGAGCGTTTTGTCGCCCAAAAAAGACAATGGATTATTCAAAATAAAATTGATCCGGTTGTT
Encoded proteins:
- a CDS encoding ATP-binding protein, whose protein sequence is MKQELARTALILLYGFPGSGKTFFARQFCDDFKAAHVQDDRIRNELFENPRYDKQENQVVNHLMTYMAEEFLEAGVSVVFDTNAMRVSQRRKLRELARKSKARCMLIWSQIDTETAFTRTTKRDRRKSDDKYAQEIDRAKFDAISQNMQNPEPTEDYVVISGKHTFKTQRHMVAKKMYDIGLISPDLRDANAVKPGMVNLVPPRSAGRVDSSRRNISIR